In Lacrimispora indolis DSM 755, a genomic segment contains:
- a CDS encoding ABC transporter substrate-binding protein, translated as MKKAVSVLMAFAMTAALLSGCAKSSPESTQATSASEKESTTEAAKETPETQSTGDTYTLKIGSLKGPTSMGLVRLADQSEKGSAKGSYEFTMVTAADELLGKIVSGELDVALVPANMASIIYNKSNHGVSVIDINTLGVLYGISADDSIKTAADLKGKTVYLTGKGTTPDYVLQHVLKASGLTTDDVTLEYKSEPAEVASVLKEKSDAVGLLPQPFVTAAMAQNDSLKMVLDLTKEWDATAGEDGGSLVTGVTICRNETLKDHKDAIDTFMTEHKESAEFANANVAETAALVAAAGIIEKAPVAEKAIPYCSITYVDGNQMKSLLSGYLKVLFDMEPTSVGGTLPADDFYYMP; from the coding sequence ATGAAAAAAGCAGTATCAGTATTGATGGCGTTTGCCATGACAGCTGCCCTTCTCTCCGGCTGTGCAAAGAGCAGTCCGGAAAGCACCCAGGCGACCTCTGCCTCCGAAAAGGAATCCACCACTGAGGCAGCAAAGGAAACGCCGGAAACTCAAAGCACCGGCGATACCTATACCTTAAAAATCGGCTCCTTAAAAGGGCCTACCTCCATGGGACTTGTAAGGCTGGCGGACCAGTCTGAAAAGGGCAGCGCAAAAGGCTCCTATGAATTCACCATGGTAACCGCTGCCGATGAACTCCTTGGAAAAATCGTAAGCGGAGAGCTTGATGTTGCACTTGTTCCCGCCAACATGGCCTCCATTATTTACAATAAGAGCAATCATGGGGTGAGCGTCATTGATATCAACACCCTGGGCGTTCTCTATGGAATATCTGCCGATGATTCCATTAAGACGGCAGCAGACTTAAAGGGAAAAACCGTCTACTTAACCGGCAAGGGAACCACACCGGACTATGTCCTTCAGCATGTGCTTAAGGCCAGCGGCTTAACCACGGACGATGTGACCCTGGAATATAAATCTGAACCTGCTGAGGTGGCTTCCGTCCTGAAGGAAAAGTCTGACGCAGTAGGCCTTCTTCCCCAGCCATTTGTAACAGCCGCCATGGCTCAGAATGACTCCCTTAAAATGGTTCTTGACTTAACAAAGGAATGGGATGCCACTGCCGGCGAAGACGGAGGCAGCCTGGTAACCGGAGTTACCATCTGCCGGAATGAGACCCTAAAAGACCATAAGGATGCCATTGATACTTTTATGACAGAGCATAAGGAATCCGCTGAGTTTGCCAATGCCAATGTAGCAGAGACCGCTGCTTTAGTGGCAGCCGCCGGAATCATTGAAAAAGCCCCTGTTGCAGAAAAGGCCATCCCATACTGCAGCATCACCTATGTGGACGGAAACCAGATGAAATCCCTCTTAAGCGGATACTTAAAGGTTCTTTTCGATATGGAGCCGACTTCCGTAGGCGGTACGCTGCCGGCCGATGATTTCTACTACATGCCATAA
- a CDS encoding MarR family winged helix-turn-helix transcriptional regulator: MKQHDVRELLVREEKARKQMISPLLSNIGLTPGQGHARILYNLLQKDHITQKELADRCRFDAATMSRNIDKLQDMGFLLRENNPDCRRSFLISLTEKGLAEAEETRKVFQQFEELICSGIPEDEIDIFCKVLIKMCDNLEAYKTPVSNENKGECGTMA, translated from the coding sequence ATGAAGCAACATGATGTGAGAGAGCTGTTGGTTCGTGAAGAAAAGGCCAGGAAGCAGATGATTTCTCCGCTTTTGTCAAATATCGGATTGACGCCTGGGCAGGGGCACGCCAGGATCTTATATAATCTTTTACAAAAGGACCATATCACTCAAAAAGAGCTGGCAGACCGATGCCGTTTCGATGCGGCCACCATGTCAAGAAATATAGACAAACTTCAGGATATGGGGTTCCTTCTGAGGGAAAACAATCCGGACTGCAGACGTTCCTTTCTGATCAGTCTCACAGAAAAGGGGCTGGCAGAAGCTGAAGAGACAAGAAAGGTTTTCCAGCAGTTTGAAGAACTCATCTGCTCCGGCATACCTGAAGATGAAATAGACATATTCTGTAAAGTATTAATAAAAATGTGTGACAATCTGGAGGCTTATAAAACTCCGGTAAGCAATGAAAATAAAGGAGAGTGCGGCACAATGGCGTGA
- a CDS encoding AraC family transcriptional regulator, with product MEWIEGLNKSINYIEEHLTEDIDYEQVGKIACCSVYHFQRMFAYMANVPLSEYVRRRRMSLAAVDLQNGVNKIIDVALKYGYQSPTAFNRAFQSVHGIAPSRVKESGVSVKSYPPISFKITIKGVEELNYRIEKKESFRIAGTAQPLHREIEKNFEIVPQMWSKAAMDGTIPKLAAMADGCPVGILGVSICNDSEEWRYFIAAASTKEIDDTLEEYTIPAFTWAIFSGEGQCPQAIQELEKRIVTEWLPSSGYEYDNGPDIEVYLSPDPQNAKFEVWIPVIKK from the coding sequence ATGGAATGGATTGAGGGATTAAACAAGTCGATTAACTATATTGAAGAACACTTAACGGAAGATATAGACTATGAGCAAGTGGGGAAAATAGCCTGCTGTTCTGTTTATCATTTTCAGAGAATGTTCGCATATATGGCCAATGTACCTTTATCTGAATATGTACGGCGCAGGCGCATGTCCCTGGCGGCAGTGGACCTTCAGAACGGGGTTAATAAAATCATTGATGTTGCTCTAAAATACGGTTATCAATCTCCGACTGCATTCAACCGGGCATTTCAAAGTGTACATGGAATAGCACCGTCTCGTGTAAAAGAAAGCGGCGTTTCCGTAAAATCATATCCACCCATCAGTTTCAAAATCACAATAAAAGGAGTGGAAGAATTGAATTATCGAATTGAAAAGAAGGAATCATTCCGAATTGCAGGCACTGCACAGCCCCTGCACCGGGAAATCGAAAAGAACTTTGAAATTGTACCTCAAATGTGGAGCAAGGCCGCTATGGACGGGACAATTCCAAAATTAGCAGCTATGGCAGACGGATGCCCCGTGGGAATATTGGGAGTCAGCATATGCAATGATTCAGAAGAATGGAGGTACTTTATTGCCGCAGCCAGCACAAAAGAAATTGATGATACTTTGGAGGAATATACCATTCCTGCTTTCACCTGGGCCATATTTTCCGGAGAAGGCCAATGCCCCCAGGCAATACAGGAACTGGAGAAACGAATTGTCACTGAATGGCTTCCCTCTTCCGGATACGAATACGACAATGGACCGGATATAGAGGTTTATTTAAGCCCTGACCCTCAAAATGCAAAGTTCGAAGTGTGGATACCTGTTATTAAAAAATAA
- a CDS encoding purine-nucleoside phosphorylase — protein sequence MNEVYAKLENCLKSVREKTDFVPEVALILGSGLGEYAEEIKVETSIEYKDIEGFPISTVAGHKGRFVFGYVNEVPVVIMQGRVHFYEGYPMTDVVLPARLMGLLGAKVLFLTNACGGVNKEFQAGDFMLIRDHIASFVPSPLIGENLEDLGPRFPDMSDVYSKKLQQVIKEAAKEEGIGLREGVYMQLTGPAYESPAEVQMCRILGADAVGMSTACEALAANHMGMKVCGISCITNMACGITDQPLSHGEVQETADRVAPLFKKLITASITKIAGK from the coding sequence ATGAATGAAGTATATGCAAAGCTTGAAAATTGTTTGAAGAGTGTGCGGGAGAAGACGGATTTTGTCCCGGAAGTGGCTTTGATCCTAGGGTCCGGCCTTGGGGAATATGCGGAGGAAATAAAGGTGGAGACCTCCATTGAGTATAAAGATATCGAAGGATTCCCCATATCAACGGTTGCAGGCCATAAAGGAAGATTTGTATTCGGGTATGTAAATGAGGTTCCGGTGGTTATTATGCAGGGACGGGTTCATTTTTATGAGGGATATCCAATGACGGATGTGGTGCTTCCGGCCAGGCTTATGGGCCTTTTAGGAGCAAAGGTGCTGTTTCTGACCAATGCCTGCGGCGGCGTCAACAAGGAGTTTCAGGCGGGAGATTTCATGCTTATAAGGGATCACATTGCCAGCTTTGTTCCGTCTCCGTTAATCGGTGAAAATTTAGAGGACTTAGGTCCAAGATTTCCGGATATGAGCGATGTGTACAGCAAAAAGCTGCAGCAGGTCATCAAAGAGGCTGCAAAGGAAGAAGGGATCGGCTTAAGAGAGGGTGTTTACATGCAGCTTACCGGCCCTGCATACGAGTCTCCGGCAGAGGTACAGATGTGCCGCATTCTGGGGGCAGATGCGGTGGGAATGAGTACAGCCTGTGAGGCGCTGGCAGCAAACCACATGGGGATGAAGGTTTGCGGCATTTCCTGTATCACCAATATGGCCTGCGGCATTACGGACCAGCCTTTAAGCCATGGAGAGGTGCAGGAGACGGCAGACCGGGTGGCACCTTTGTTTAAAAAGCTGATTACGGCTTCCATTACAAAGATCGCAGGCAAATAA
- a CDS encoding ATP-binding cassette domain-containing protein, which produces MEVKVNHLSKSFGTLNIFTQVNLSLHSGRIYCLMGPSGSGKTTFLRILLGLEQADSGSMEGLHGIRSSAVFQENRLCEPFTPVDNIVMVIPGRTSRSRKQAREELSRLLPEEALSRPVSTLSGGMKRRVAIVRALSVPCDMIIMDEPFTGLDENTKLSVIRYIKEKTRDKLVIISTHQEEDVALLGGTLMTL; this is translated from the coding sequence ATGGAAGTAAAGGTGAATCATCTGAGTAAATCATTTGGTACCCTTAACATTTTCACCCAGGTAAATCTCTCCCTTCACTCCGGCCGTATTTACTGTCTTATGGGGCCATCCGGATCCGGAAAAACCACATTCCTCCGGATCCTTCTGGGCCTTGAGCAGGCCGACTCCGGTTCCATGGAAGGTCTTCATGGCATAAGGTCTTCCGCCGTGTTCCAGGAAAACCGCCTGTGTGAACCATTTACCCCGGTTGACAACATCGTCATGGTGATCCCAGGCCGTACTTCCCGAAGCAGGAAACAGGCCAGGGAGGAGCTTTCACGGCTTCTTCCTGAGGAAGCCTTATCCCGTCCCGTATCCACACTAAGCGGCGGAATGAAACGCCGGGTCGCCATTGTAAGGGCATTATCGGTTCCTTGTGACATGATTATAATGGACGAACCTTTTACCGGACTTGATGAAAACACAAAATTATCCGTGATCCGGTACATCAAGGAAAAGACCCGTGACAAGCTGGTCATCATAAGCACCCACCAGGAGGAGGATGTTGCACTCCTTGGCGGAACACTCATGACATTGTAA
- a CDS encoding ABC transporter permease, with product MKPTARSLKKAGIILFWLLAWQAASLAVHNSIILVGPLEVIRSLWIQAAMPGFWKTIALSFGKISFGFLLAFGTGILTGGAACRFPLIKDFLEPLMSLIKSVPVASFVILALIWVGSENLSVFIAFLVVFPIIYINTMAGFMSTDPKLLEMARVFHMQGGKKLFYIYRPALLPYLISGCRVALGMGWKSGVAAEVIGVPSYSIGEKLYMAKIYLSTADLFAWTLVIIAISAIFEKFFLWLLSLAEAGRKFHKKRRLGPWK from the coding sequence ATGAAACCAACAGCCCGATCGCTTAAAAAGGCCGGAATCATCCTTTTCTGGCTTCTGGCATGGCAGGCGGCAAGCCTGGCCGTGCATAACAGCATTATACTGGTTGGCCCTTTGGAGGTGATCCGGTCTTTATGGATCCAGGCAGCCATGCCCGGTTTCTGGAAAACCATTGCCCTCTCTTTTGGAAAGATAAGCTTTGGATTTCTCCTGGCTTTTGGGACAGGAATCTTAACAGGGGGCGCTGCCTGCCGTTTTCCTCTTATAAAAGACTTTCTGGAACCGCTCATGTCCCTGATCAAGTCGGTTCCGGTAGCTTCCTTTGTCATTCTGGCCCTGATCTGGGTAGGCTCTGAAAATCTGTCCGTTTTTATCGCCTTTCTCGTGGTATTCCCCATCATCTACATAAATACCATGGCAGGCTTTATGAGTACGGACCCAAAGCTTCTGGAAATGGCCCGGGTTTTCCATATGCAGGGAGGAAAGAAGCTCTTTTATATCTATCGACCTGCCCTTCTCCCATACCTCATAAGCGGCTGCAGGGTTGCCTTAGGTATGGGCTGGAAATCCGGCGTTGCCGCAGAGGTGATCGGTGTTCCCAGCTATTCCATCGGTGAAAAGCTCTATATGGCCAAAATTTATTTAAGCACCGCAGATCTTTTTGCCTGGACTCTGGTCATCATCGCAATCAGCGCCATTTTTGAAAAATTCTTTTTATGGCTGTTAAGCCTGGCAGAGGCCGGCAGAAAGTTTCATAAAAAAAGGAGGCTCGGCCCATGGAAGTAA
- a CDS encoding methylated-DNA--[protein]-cysteine S-methyltransferase translates to MKYWEVYESKIGPLTITCDDEAVLSIDFGRSEPENAIKERTELIGRAEDQLEEYLAGTRTVFDLPLKPAGTEFQKRVWNALLLIPYGETKSYKDIAVMVDNPKGCRAVGMANNRNPIPIIIPCHRVIGANGSLIGYGGGLDIKVKLLELERAEALL, encoded by the coding sequence ATGAAGTACTGGGAAGTTTATGAAAGCAAAATAGGGCCTCTTACCATTACATGTGATGATGAAGCGGTTCTAAGCATAGATTTTGGAAGGTCAGAGCCTGAGAATGCCATAAAGGAGCGGACAGAGCTGATCGGGAGAGCAGAAGACCAATTGGAAGAATATCTGGCTGGGACGAGAACCGTGTTTGATCTTCCATTAAAGCCGGCGGGAACGGAATTTCAGAAAAGGGTTTGGAATGCCCTGTTACTGATTCCCTATGGAGAGACGAAAAGCTATAAAGATATTGCGGTCATGGTTGATAATCCCAAAGGCTGCCGGGCGGTGGGCATGGCAAATAACCGCAATCCCATACCAATTATCATTCCCTGCCACCGGGTGATCGGGGCCAATGGGAGCCTGATAGGATACGGCGGAGGCCTGGATATAAAAGTAAAATTGCTGGAGCTGGAGCGCGCGGAAGCTCTTCTGTAA